One Manihot esculenta cultivar AM560-2 chromosome 18, M.esculenta_v8, whole genome shotgun sequence genomic window carries:
- the LOC110607167 gene encoding vinorine synthase codes for MEITIISRESVKPSSPTPCHLRTYMLSLLDQLMPSAHVPIIFFYRPIDQREISATLQRLKQSLSDALTFFYPFAGKVKEELYIDCNDDGVYYTETKVSCCLSEIIGQPKSEKILKLLPEDFYLESSGNPGIGIPVAMIQVSVLKCGGIVIGTKTSHKIIDGPTSTAFLKAWAAIARGSGEAVVRPSFTAPSIFPQNLALPKDKMLAIWPSLIKFGKGVMKRFVFDASAVATLKARAASSTCVQHPTRVEAVSAFIWQCTMLASKARIGSQRPSVLSHIVNLRGKKSTHLPEYSVGNLLWMSIAKCSEETETELHLLLGLLRESILQIDGNFVQSLSGEEGFSKVCECLQEFSEVYSNAGTDYLTCSSLCKVGIYETDFGWGKPIWVSPGGINGPVFQNLVFLNETSAGDGIEAWVTLDEQDMVILERETQILKFASLDPSPLLLCD; via the coding sequence ATGGAGATAACGATCATTTCCAGGGAAAGTGTCAAGCCATCTTCGCCAACCCCATGTCACTTGAGGACCTACATGCTTTCCCTTCTGGACCAACTTATGCCTTCCGCACATGTTCCGATCATCTTTTTCTACAGGCCCATTGATCAACGTGAGATTTCTGCAACATTACAACGGCTGAAGCAGTCTCTATCTGATGCCTTAACTTTCTTTTACCCATTTGCCGGGAAGGTCAAGGAAGAACTTTACATAGATTGCAATGATGATGGCGTTTATTACACTGAGACCAAGGTCAGCTGTTGTCTCTCAGAAATTATTGGACAGCCTAAGAGTGAAAAGATACTTAAATTACTTCCTGAAGATTTCTACTTGGAATCATCAGGTAATCCGGGAATTGGAATTCCTGTGGCAATGATTCAAGTTAGTGTTTTGAAGTGTGGTGGTATTGTCATTGGAACTAAAACTTCACACAAGATTATTGATGGTCCAACATCAACTGCCTTTCTCAAAGCATGGGCCGCCATAGCTCGTGGATCAGGTGAAGCAGTTGTGAGGCCTAGTTTCACTGCACCATCTATATTCCCACAAAACCTTGCGCTGCCTAAAGATAAAATGTTGGCTATATGGCCTTCATTGATAAAATTTGGCAAGGGAGTTATGAAAAGATTTGTGTTTGATGCTTCAGCTGTAGCCACCCTCAAGGCCAGAGCAGCTAGCTCCACATGCGTGCAGCACCCAACTCGAGTGGAGGCTGTTTCAGCTTTTATCTGGCAGTGCACGATGCTTGCTTCTAAAGCAAGAATCGGTTCCCAGAGACCTTCTGTTCTGTCCCATATTGTGAACTTGAGGGGAAAAAAGTCCACGCACTTGCCCGAATATTCAGTTGGCAATCTTCTCTGGATGTCAATTGCAAAATGCAGTGAGGAGACTGAGACAGAATTGCATCTTCTGTTGGGTCTCCTAAGGGAATCAATTTTGCAAATTGATGGTAATTTTGTGCAGTCATTAAGTGGTGAAGAAGGGTTTTCTAAGGTCTGTGAGTGTCTACAGGAGTTTAGTGAAGTGTACTCTAATGCAGGAACTGATTACTTAACATGTAGCAGTCTATGCAAGGTTGGGATCTACGAAACTGATTTTGGATGGGGAAAACCTATTTGGGTGAGTCCTGGCGGGATAAATGGACCAGTGTTTCAAAATCTAGTGTTTTTGAATGAAACAAGTGCTGGTGATGGAATTGAAGCATGGGTAACCTTGGATGAACAAGACATGGTTATTTTGGAACGTGAGACACAGATCCTAAAGTTTGCTTCGTTGGACCCAAGTCCCCTTCTATTATGTGATTAG
- the LOC110605847 gene encoding uncharacterized protein LOC110605847 yields MDSSTLKPSLFLSKLSSSSASASTILVSAPPSATFPRKVRDGIKGRLALRIRAYDSSKDNSASNSGDAKPPNGTLSKTRKEILLEYVKNVQPEFMELFVKRAPQQVVEAMRQTVTNMVGTLPNQFFAVTVTTVAENLAQLMYSVMMTGYMFKNAQYRMELQQSLEQVALPDLQDKKDLPDYAPGTQKNVSGEVIRWNNVSGPEKIDAKKYIEILEAEIEELNRQVGRKSSNGQNELLEYLRSLEPQNLKELTSSAGEDAVLAMNTFIKRLLAVADPEQMKTSVTETSATELAKLLYWLMVVGYSIRNIEVRFDMERVLGKPPKLAELPPGENI; encoded by the exons ATGGATTCCTCGACTCTGAAACCCTCcctttttttatctaaattatcttcttcttctgcttctgcttctacGATTCTTGTTTCTGCTCCACCTTCAGCCACTTTCCCAAGAAAGGTCAGAGACGGTATTAAAGGAAGGTTGGCCCTGAGAATTAGAGCTTATGATTCTTCCAAGGATAACTCTGCAAGTAACTCTGGTGATGCCAAGCCCCCCAATGGGACTCTg TCAAAGACTAGGAAAGAAATTCTATTGGAGTATGTTAAAAACGTGCAGCCAGAGTTTATGGAGCTATTTGTGAAAAGAGCACCACAGCAG GTAGTTGAAGCAATGCGACAAACAGTGACGAATATGGTTGGGACACTACCCAATCAATTTTTTGCTGTAACAGTTACCACT GTAGCTGAGAACCTTGCACAGCTCATGTACAGTGTTATGATGACTGGTTATATGTTTAAGAATGCACAATACCGCATGGAATTGCAACAAAGCTTGGAACAAGTTGCTCTACCTGATTTGCAAGATAAAAAG GACTTGCCAGATTATGCACCAGGTACACAGAAGAATGTGTCTGGTGAAGTTATCAGATGGAATAACGTTTCTGGTCCTGAGAAAATAGATGCTAAAAAGTACATTGAGATACTTGAAGCAGAAATTGAAGAACTCAATCGTCAAGTTGGTAGAAAATCTTCAAATGGACAGAATGAGTTGTTGGAATATCTCAGATCTCTTGAGCCACAAAATCTGAAG GAGTTGACAAGTAGTGCTGGAGAGGATGCTGTGCTTGCAATGAACACCTTTATTAAGCGACTTTTAGCTGTTGCAGATCCAGAACAAATGAAG ACAAGTGTAACGGAGACTAGTGCAACAGAACTTGCCAAACTACTTTATTGGCTGATGGTGGTTGGGTACAGCATCCGCAACATTGAAGTTCGTTTTGACATGGAACGGGTACTTGGGAAGCCTCCCAAACTTGCGGAATTGCCTCCAGGAGAGAACATTTGA
- the LOC110606782 gene encoding WD repeat-containing protein DWA2 isoform X1 — MQGASSGIGYGLKYQARCISDVKADTDHTSFITGTLSLREENEVHLIRLSSGGTELICEGLFSHPNEIWDLSSCPFDQRIFSTVFSTGESYGAAVWQIPELYGQLNSPQLEKIASLDAHSGKINCILWWPSGRNDKLISIDEENLFLWSLDCSRKAAQVQSKESAGMLHYLSGGAWDPHDVNAVAATCESSIQFWDLRTMNKTNSIECAHVRNVDYDTKKKHILVTAEDESGIHVWDLRMPMVPIKELPGHAHWTWAIACNPEYDGLILSGGTDSTVNLWLAPTSTGDGMTSESMVESPTHLVDPLLNSYSDYEDSVYDLAWSSREPWIFASLSYDGRVVVESVKPFLSKKWTQ; from the exons atgcaGGGAGCATCTTCAGGCATAGGATATGGTCTCAAATATCAG GCTAGATGCATATCAGATGTGAAAGCAGACACCGATCACACTAGCTTCATCACTGGTACTCTCAGCCTCAGAGAGGAAAATGAG GTGCATTTGATTCGTCTCTCATCTGGTGGAACTGAACTCATATGCGAGGGCTTGTTTTCGCATCCGAATGAGATATGGGACCTCTCTTCGTGTCCCTTTGATCAACGCATCTTCTCCACTGTCTTCTCTACTG GTGAATCATATGGAGCAGCTGTGTGGCAGATTCCTGAGTTATATGGCCAGCTAAATTCACCTCAATTAGAAAAAATTGCTTCTCTTGATGCACACTCTGGCAAGATTAATTG CATTTTGTGGTGGCCATCTGGGAGAAATGATAAGCTGATCAGCATTGATGAGGAAAATCTTTTCCTGTGGAGTTTAGACTGCTCTAGGAAAGCAGCCCAG GTACAATCTAAGGAGTCAGCTGGTATGTTGCATTACTTATCTGGTGGAGCCTGGGACCCACATGATGTGAATGCTGTTGCAGCAACTTGTGAATCCTCAATCCAGTTTTGGGATCTACGAACAATGAA TAAGACAAATTCAATTGAGTGTGCCCATGTGCGCAATGTGGACTATGACACCAAGAAGAAGCACATACTT GTTACTGCAGAGGATGAATCTGGGATACATGTATGGGACCTTAGAATGCCAATGGTTCCTATCAAAGAACTCCCTGGACATGCACACTG GACGTGGGCTATTGCATGTAACCCTGAGTATGATGGACTGATTCTg AGTGGTGGCACAGATTCAACAGTTAACTTGTGGCTGGCTCCTACATCAACTGGTGATGGGATGACATCTGAGAG CATGGTTGAGTCACCAACACATCTAGTTGATCCGTTGCTTAATTCATACAGTGATTATGAAGACAGTGTTTATG ATCTTGCTTGGAGTTCTCGTGAGCCTTGGATTTTTGCTTCTTTATCTTATGATGGAAGA GTAGTTGTAGAATCAGTAAAGCCTTTTCTCTCCAAAAAGTGGACTCAATGA
- the LOC110606782 gene encoding WD repeat-containing protein DWA2 isoform X2, with protein sequence MQGASSGIGYGLKYQARCISDVKADTDHTSFITGTLSLREENEVHLIRLSSGGTELICEGLFSHPNEIWDLSSCPFDQRIFSTVFSTGESYGAAVWQIPELYGQLNSPQLEKIASLDAHSGKINCILWWPSGRNDKLISIDEENLFLWSLDCSRKAAQVQSKESAGMLHYLSGGAWDPHDVNAVAATCESSIQFWDLRTMNKTNSIECAHVRNVDYDTKKKHILVTAEDESGIHVWDLRMPMVPIKELPGHAHWTWAIACNPEYDGLILSGGTDSTVNLWLAPTSTGDGMTSESMVESPTHLVDPLLNSYSDYEDSVYDLAWSSREPWIFASLSYDGRVRHYKHLL encoded by the exons atgcaGGGAGCATCTTCAGGCATAGGATATGGTCTCAAATATCAG GCTAGATGCATATCAGATGTGAAAGCAGACACCGATCACACTAGCTTCATCACTGGTACTCTCAGCCTCAGAGAGGAAAATGAG GTGCATTTGATTCGTCTCTCATCTGGTGGAACTGAACTCATATGCGAGGGCTTGTTTTCGCATCCGAATGAGATATGGGACCTCTCTTCGTGTCCCTTTGATCAACGCATCTTCTCCACTGTCTTCTCTACTG GTGAATCATATGGAGCAGCTGTGTGGCAGATTCCTGAGTTATATGGCCAGCTAAATTCACCTCAATTAGAAAAAATTGCTTCTCTTGATGCACACTCTGGCAAGATTAATTG CATTTTGTGGTGGCCATCTGGGAGAAATGATAAGCTGATCAGCATTGATGAGGAAAATCTTTTCCTGTGGAGTTTAGACTGCTCTAGGAAAGCAGCCCAG GTACAATCTAAGGAGTCAGCTGGTATGTTGCATTACTTATCTGGTGGAGCCTGGGACCCACATGATGTGAATGCTGTTGCAGCAACTTGTGAATCCTCAATCCAGTTTTGGGATCTACGAACAATGAA TAAGACAAATTCAATTGAGTGTGCCCATGTGCGCAATGTGGACTATGACACCAAGAAGAAGCACATACTT GTTACTGCAGAGGATGAATCTGGGATACATGTATGGGACCTTAGAATGCCAATGGTTCCTATCAAAGAACTCCCTGGACATGCACACTG GACGTGGGCTATTGCATGTAACCCTGAGTATGATGGACTGATTCTg AGTGGTGGCACAGATTCAACAGTTAACTTGTGGCTGGCTCCTACATCAACTGGTGATGGGATGACATCTGAGAG CATGGTTGAGTCACCAACACATCTAGTTGATCCGTTGCTTAATTCATACAGTGATTATGAAGACAGTGTTTATG ATCTTGCTTGGAGTTCTCGTGAGCCTTGGATTTTTGCTTCTTTATCTTATGATGGAAGAGTAAGACACTACAAACATTTATTGTAG